The Oreochromis niloticus isolate F11D_XX linkage group LG4, O_niloticus_UMD_NMBU, whole genome shotgun sequence DNA segment CACTGGGAGTCACCCCCCACCCCAGCACACGACCCCCAGCCCAGGACACGCTCAGGTGGGTGCATTCTGACGCCAACGATGACTAATCCATCGAATCTGAAGCTTTTGTTCGAAGTCAGGAGAAAATGTGGATTGATAACACCGACGTCAGGTTTGTTTTCTCtgctaaatgttttaaatgtatttattgattCACACTCCTCAGGTGAGTCAGGGCACTTCTCAACCTCAGTCCTTGTTTCACGCCGGAGGTCTGTCGGCTCCCACGCCCCCTAACCTGCCGCCGGGCCACGGCTCTCCGCAGGCCGCCTACGCCATGCAGGGATACGGCCTGCCCACGCCCCAGCAGCTGACCCACGGCTTCCCGTCAATCAGCCAGCTCACACAGGTGAACAGGAAAAGCAGCtgcctgagataaactgaacaTGGAGGTGTTTCTGCCGCTTTAACCGTTCTTTAGATTAATCAGAAGTCTGAGAATAAGTCGGGTTTAGGAATCAGCTGTTCTCACCGTGTGTTGTTTGCAGAGGTAAACGTGAAACATGGAGTTCTGGATGGTTTATCagccaaaataaaaacatttaataaccAAAATATTAATCAGCTGATTAATAACAGTGAGACGTTTATATTTTCATCCTTTGAGCTTCGAGGTTTGGCGCCCCCTGCTGTCGGATTCAAACCTCCCccttttctcctgtttgtcctCTGCAGGCTCACGTAACAGGCGCCATGTCGGCACCTCACCACGCTGCCGGCCACGGCCCCCGCCTGTCATGCTGCACTACGCCCCCCCTCAGCAGGGTGGCGGCTCCAACCCCCAGCATGGCCCACCGCCCCAGCAGGGGGCGCCGCAGCACTTCTACATAGGACCCGGTCaaggtgaggggaaaaaaaacctcccACAGACTTAAATCTCAGCTCCTGCTGCTGTGACAGTCAAACACAGGTTTGCATTAAACTCACAGCAGAAACTTTGGTGCTAAGCAAACGAAGTCGAGAGCTGAAGGTCGGGTCGTCTGCAGGGAAACCTGAGGGTTAACGTCATTGGCCACTGAATTATCAGAATATGAATCAAATCAATGATAATTAGCCTAATCTAAGATGTGGGAGTGCATCGGAGCCATCGAGTGGGAGATGGTTGACTCCAGTCGGCGCTCTGGCCGACCACGCTGAGAGGAGGATTTAATCCTGAGCTTTTGTGTTTCATGTCTTCCAGCTGTCCAGGTTCAGGCTCACCCCGCCCAGCAGCTGTCCTTCCACCCGTCTGCCAACTGAAGCCGGCTGGATTCACGATGGCGGCGGCGCCTCCAGCTCGTAACATTCCCCGCACGCCCTGACACGAGTTGACGTCCTCACcaggatgtttttttaaaaagcagatcAGACAGAAACGCCTCGCGTGAGGCAAAGTTTCTCGATTTTTAATATGTAAGCAGAGACTGTCTGGACACACCGACATGAAACTGGACTGAAGGCGTTCAAACTGGTGGAAACTTTGTGTGCCCCGTTCTTCCTCGGTCCTTTTTACAGACGAAACCAGTTCATTATTAAtaaaagcactgaaaacacTTTAGCTCTGTCTCCGTGAATGTTGGTTTTAATCCAAAAGAGTTTGATTCTTGAGTTCGAGTTTCGGGAGCTGCACTGTAACCTCCAGCTGAGAGCAGATAGAGTCGGGTACAGATTcaggttttctttaaaaaatttaatttgtagttctttaaaaaacatttgttgttCTCACACTCAGATTTTTACAGGCCCAGAGACGACAGCAAACACAGCAACGGCacataaatacatgaaaaacacTGGATGGATGAAAACATTCTCAGGAGGTGTCAGTAACATCAAGGTAAAGCTCAAACATGTCGCCCCTCATGACCCGAGGCTGTGAAAGAAAGAGTTAACCAATGAAATAAAACCTAACGTatttaaatcaaatatttaaaaaaatgaatgaaaaacctCTGACTGATTCAGAGTCACTGGAGAGAAACTGATCTGACGCCTCCTCGCACTGTTGGATTTGTCGCTGCTACAAAAGCGAATAACAGGATCCTAATTTAGTGTTCCCACCTTCATGACTTATAAATACTCTGTGGTGACTGTTGCAGGACGCTCGGGGAAACCTGCACAGCGACCAGCCGCCACACAACCAAACACTGAGGACTTCCTGTTCTGGTTCCAGCCTGTAGGGGGAGCAGATTTGAAAATGGGACACAGTCTACCAACTAAGGAGGAAACAAAATCTGACTGCCCGGTTATTACTTTAATTTATTTAGTTGTGGCAACGACTAAATAAGGTGACTGCAGAGATCGCCTGGCGTGAGGCCGTCTGCGGTTGCTCTGACGGGCTGCCGCGATGATCGGACTCGTCTGCCGTAGGGACGCTCGgctggttgtattctggttTTATTGCTCTCCAAAGTTGCCGAGTGTGTAattttgcagtttttgtttCAGAGCTGTGACGTTTGGGCTGCATACGCCACACAAACAGAAATCCTCACCGTAAACAGATTATATGTCATTTCTGGTCTTTTCGTCGGCGTGTCGATGCACCAGAGTCGCACCGCGGTCTCCAGCCAGGTTCCCGAGTGTAACTGCAGCATAAACGTCCAAAAACACTCCAGCAGATATTTAcacaaaaccaaagaaaaacttgACTTCCTGTTTGGTCCAAGGACGCCGCTGGAACAGGATGGATTCCTCCAGAGCACAGCTGGCATTTACCTGGTTTCCAGGTATCTCATGGCCAAAGTGGAAGTCAGTTTCAAATGTGCAGTTTTACGCCTCCATCTTTAAAGTCTGATCACACTGACAGACTCGGCTGAGCCTGCAGGAAGTGGGGAGGAAGGTGTTTCAGGTCTTCATCTCAGTTTCTTTTCTCAGTCgttcagctttaaaaaaaacaaaaaaaacaaaaactctgtgGTCGGACATCGTCGTGGAGGAAGATGAACGCTTGCTGTGGTCGGGCCGTCAGTGGTTGACTAGTCCCATctgaaaagaagaagacagaCTGAGCCGACGTCTCCAATGAGAAGCTGAATGTTGGCGAGTCGCTTCAACTTACAGGTTGGTTGACGTAATTGGACTCCTCGTACTCGTCTTCGCTACTCTGAGCGGATGAACCTGGAGTGGACCCTGAAGAAAAGACAAACATCCGACCTTTTATAACCACGTGTGTTTAAAAGCCCCCAAAAACATTCCGTGAGTTATTCTGTCACACAGGAGGATTATCGGGGAAGCTTATTGGCTGATGATTTGTCAATCAAAAGAAGACAACTTTACTTTGATATGTCGCACGACGGGGGAAGGTACCGGAAAGTTGGAGCATAGGGTCAGGTGCACAGTGCAATATACCTATTGGTGCCACGTTCTGATAGTCGAGTTTGTCGtcgtcgtcttcttcttctgagCAGAGGACAGAGGAGGCGATGCAGCgtgattaaaaatgaattcTTACTTCTGTGTTTgaacagctgcttgttttggCGTGAGGACATTCAGACATTTTAAAACTTGTCAtactttcctgttttgtttttgttttaaataaaagaaaaagaaacatttgatCTGAAACGCGTTGAAGCTGAGGTTCACCGTGGAAGAAGAACAAGTATGTTGCCTTACCATCGAGGTTCACGTAATTATGATCTGTGAAAGAGCACAAACAGCTGATGAGTTCAAACTCCGAAAAACTTCCCGTCCACATTCTGTGTGACTCCTCAACATCCGTGTTTTATGATGAAAGATCCAAACTGTACCTGAACTGGGCGTCGAGGCTCGGCTCTCGATGTCCGCGGGGAGTCCTTTGCTCTCCTCCGGATTGTCGGGTAACACCTCTCTGGGGAAACcacagaagaagaggaagatcaGATCAGAGCGTCATCACTGAGGTACAAACACCGGCTGGAAGCTGCACGTGGAAACCTACATGTAATTATCAGCTGGATCGTCAACGTCCTTCTCAGGTtctgtggaaaaacaaaagtcagcTAAACATCACGTTCCCGCACACTGACATCacggggtcaaaggtcagagtttTCTTCCTGAGTTCATCCCAACAAGCCCAAGAGTTAAATCTAACAAATCCCAGATTCTAATCAGTCTGCAGTCCAATCCCGGTCCAGACCAACTCTCCCAGTCCAAAGAGCTTAAACAGTCCACTACAACCATAACCAGGTCCAGTTT contains these protein-coding regions:
- the LOC102082230 gene encoding pollen-specific leucine-rich repeat extensin-like protein 2 isoform X5 is translated as MDFSWFLLLVSAAVFVSIVLLAVICLDCRNKGPLRSIQQTASEDYTSPEFRVIHPAPLSMPTSRSLASGSISVAQPTLPPNPIIITTPPPDPHLRPPFSTKPEQRPYTPTETEPEKDVDDPADNYIEVLPDNPEESKGLPADIESRASTPSSDHNYVNLDEEEDDDDKLDYQNVAPIGILHCAPDPMLQLSGTFPRRATYQRSTPGSSAQSSEDEYEESNYVNQPMGLVNH